A genomic window from Streptomyces sp. WMMC940 includes:
- a CDS encoding 8-amino-7-oxononanoate synthase encodes MPQDPFDWTDDAARRRAEAGLVRALRPRPADPALLDLAGNDYLGLTRRKEVTEAAASAARRWGAGATGSRLVTGSTELHAELERELAQFCGFEAALVFSSGYAANLAALTALSAHGSLIVSDAGNHASIVDGCRLSRAETAVVAHADPEAAAKALDAHSGRRALLVTDSVFSVDGDAAPLAALAGVCRAHGAALVVDDAHGFGVLGEGGRGALNAAGLAGATDVVATLTLSKSMGSQGGAVLGPARVIEHLVNAARTFIFDTGLAPAAVGASLASLRLLRREPALADRARNVASTLHGRLTEAGLTAARPDAAVVSVQAPSPESAVRWAADCRAAGLAVGCFRPPSVPDGISRIRLTARADLTDRQIGTAVAAVLESAPGV; translated from the coding sequence GTGCCTCAGGATCCTTTCGACTGGACGGACGACGCGGCGCGCCGCCGTGCGGAGGCGGGCCTCGTCCGTGCGCTCCGTCCCCGGCCCGCCGACCCCGCCCTGCTCGACCTGGCGGGCAACGACTACCTCGGCCTCACCCGCAGGAAGGAGGTCACCGAGGCGGCCGCCTCGGCCGCCCGGCGCTGGGGCGCTGGGGCGACCGGGTCCCGGCTGGTGACCGGGAGCACCGAACTGCACGCGGAACTGGAGCGCGAGCTCGCCCAGTTCTGCGGGTTCGAGGCCGCCCTGGTGTTCTCCTCGGGGTACGCGGCGAACCTCGCGGCGCTCACGGCGCTCAGCGCGCACGGGTCGCTCATCGTCTCGGACGCCGGCAACCACGCCTCGATCGTCGACGGCTGCAGGCTGTCGCGTGCGGAGACCGCCGTCGTGGCGCACGCCGATCCGGAGGCCGCGGCCAAGGCGCTCGACGCCCACTCCGGCAGACGAGCCCTGCTCGTGACCGACTCGGTCTTCTCGGTGGACGGCGACGCCGCGCCCCTGGCCGCCCTCGCCGGTGTGTGCCGCGCACACGGGGCGGCCCTGGTCGTGGACGACGCGCACGGCTTCGGCGTCCTCGGCGAAGGAGGCAGGGGAGCCCTGAACGCGGCCGGTCTCGCGGGGGCCACGGATGTCGTCGCCACGCTCACCCTCTCCAAGTCCATGGGCAGTCAGGGCGGAGCGGTCCTCGGCCCGGCGCGGGTCATCGAGCACCTCGTCAACGCCGCCCGAACGTTCATCTTCGACACCGGACTCGCGCCGGCCGCCGTGGGCGCGTCCCTCGCGAGCCTGCGGCTCCTGCGCCGTGAGCCCGCACTGGCGGACCGGGCCAGAAACGTGGCGAGCACGTTGCACGGGCGGCTGACGGAGGCGGGACTGACCGCCGCCCGGCCGGACGCGGCCGTGGTCTCCGTGCAGGCGCCCTCACCCGAGTCGGCGGTGCGCTGGGCGGCGGACTGCCGTGCCGCGGGTCTGGCCGTGGGCTGCTTCCGGCCGCCGTCCGTGCCGGACGGGATCTCACGGATCAGGCTCACCGCGCGCGCCGACCTCACCGACCGGCAGATCGGGACGGCGGTCGCCGCCGTCCTGGAGTCGGCGCCCGGCGTCTGA
- a CDS encoding DUF397 domain-containing protein — protein sequence MSAHDARVRPLPGTYWQRSSRSVGMNNCVETARCADGALAVRDSKNPGLPLLVFSPAAWTGFLSGLGAPSR from the coding sequence ATGTCTGCTCACGACGCACGTGTACGCCCTCTGCCGGGCACGTACTGGCAGCGCAGCAGCCGTAGCGTGGGAATGAACAACTGCGTGGAGACCGCCCGGTGCGCCGACGGCGCGCTGGCGGTGCGCGACTCGAAGAACCCCGGACTGCCACTGCTGGTGTTCTCACCGGCCGCCTGGACCGGTTTCCTCAGCGGACTCGGCGCGCCGTCGCGGTGA
- a CDS encoding helix-turn-helix domain-containing protein produces MRQGPAVRRRKLGEELRGLRLGVGLTSREAALLVGWNQSKVSRIETGTSGVKPADVARLLDVYGVADQRLRELLGTLAGTADGGGKGWWHAYRGVIPPQYRDFISLESQASAARTLETSVVPGLLQTPDYARAVTRSALESVPTETVDSLVEVRIARQRVLRAERPLTFSAVLDEAVLRRQVGGREVMRGQLRRVLEMAQLPHVRLQVLPFSTGGYVGLTGSFVIFSFPNTSDLDVVVLDHLTSSLYLERKEDLETYGAAFRTMQAHALSPTDSLDLVAGIRDGV; encoded by the coding sequence ATGCGGCAGGGTCCCGCGGTGCGCCGGCGCAAGCTCGGCGAGGAACTGCGCGGTCTGCGGCTGGGCGTCGGCCTCACGAGCCGGGAGGCGGCGCTGCTCGTGGGCTGGAACCAGTCGAAGGTGAGCCGCATAGAGACCGGAACGAGCGGTGTGAAACCGGCCGATGTGGCTCGGCTGCTGGACGTCTACGGAGTCGCCGACCAGCGGCTGCGCGAGCTGCTGGGGACGCTGGCCGGCACGGCGGACGGCGGGGGAAAGGGCTGGTGGCACGCGTATCGCGGGGTGATTCCGCCGCAGTACCGGGACTTCATCAGCCTGGAGTCCCAGGCGAGCGCGGCGCGCACGCTGGAGACCTCGGTGGTGCCCGGACTGCTGCAGACGCCCGACTACGCGCGGGCGGTGACCCGTTCCGCGCTGGAGAGCGTGCCGACGGAGACGGTGGACTCGCTGGTGGAAGTGCGCATCGCGCGTCAGCGCGTACTGCGCGCGGAACGCCCGCTGACCTTCAGTGCCGTGCTGGACGAGGCGGTCCTCCGGCGCCAGGTGGGCGGTCGGGAGGTGATGCGGGGCCAGCTACGCCGGGTGCTGGAGATGGCCCAACTCCCGCATGTGCGGCTGCAGGTGCTGCCCTTCTCGACGGGCGGCTACGTGGGACTGACCGGATCTTTCGTTATCTTCTCCTTTCCGAACACTTCTGATCTAGATGTGGTTGTTCTTGACCACTTGACGAGTAGTCTCTATCTCGAACGGAAGGAAGACCTCGAGACGTACGGCGCCGCTTTCCGCACCATGCAGGCGCATGCGCTCTCGCCGACTGACTCGTTGGATCTCGTCGCAGGGATCCGTGACGGCGTGTAG
- a CDS encoding ATP-binding protein, translated as MADHQEASVTLPSDPASVSAARRYVSEVLAEWGLPGETGTAETVRLIVSELATNAVQHTFGLSPTFTVDVRLERDERLCIGVTDSHPRRPQRLPAAVQQDNGRGMVIIRWLVAECGGRLHVDPTPEGGKTVWIAMPWSAADAEPPH; from the coding sequence ATGGCAGACCATCAGGAAGCCTCCGTCACTCTGCCGAGCGATCCCGCCTCGGTATCCGCCGCGCGCAGATACGTCTCCGAGGTCCTCGCCGAATGGGGACTGCCGGGGGAGACCGGCACCGCCGAAACGGTCCGTCTCATCGTCTCCGAACTCGCCACCAACGCCGTCCAGCACACCTTCGGGCTGTCCCCGACCTTTACGGTGGACGTCCGTCTGGAGCGTGACGAGCGTCTGTGCATCGGCGTCACGGACAGCCATCCGCGCAGGCCCCAGCGGCTGCCCGCGGCCGTGCAGCAGGACAACGGCCGCGGCATGGTCATCATCCGCTGGCTCGTCGCGGAATGCGGGGGAAGGCTGCACGTCGATCCCACGCCCGAGGGCGGCAAGACCGTCTGGATCGCGATGCCCTGGAGCGCGGCCGACGCCGAGCCTCCACACTGA
- a CDS encoding C40 family peptidase produces MTAQTHLPSLLSRTGAVSALTIAAVGGSLIVPGGAPEAQAASAHATKALKVAASKKGAPYRYGATGPSRFDCSGLTLYAYKKAGKQLPRTAQQQYNRTRHISASQRQRGDLVFFHSRGHVYHVGIYAGAGKIWHSPKTGSVVKLTKIWTKGVRYGRVR; encoded by the coding sequence ATGACTGCGCAGACACATCTCCCGTCCCTGCTGTCCCGGACGGGTGCCGTCTCGGCACTCACGATCGCCGCCGTCGGCGGCTCACTGATCGTGCCGGGCGGTGCGCCGGAGGCACAAGCGGCCTCGGCGCACGCGACGAAGGCTCTCAAGGTCGCCGCGTCGAAGAAGGGAGCCCCGTACAGGTACGGAGCGACCGGTCCGAGCCGCTTCGACTGCTCGGGGCTCACGCTCTACGCCTACAAGAAGGCGGGCAAGCAACTGCCGCGCACGGCCCAGCAGCAGTACAACCGCACCCGTCATATCTCGGCCTCCCAGCGGCAGCGCGGCGACCTGGTGTTCTTCCACTCGCGGGGGCACGTGTACCACGTCGGCATCTACGCGGGGGCCGGGAAGATCTGGCACTCGCCGAAGACCGGTTCCGTCGTGAAGCTGACCAAGATCTGGACCAAGGGCGTCCGCTACGGGCGCGTACGCTAG
- a CDS encoding ATP-dependent Clp protease proteolytic subunit, translating into MNRPSARHVLPEFTERTSGGKRTLDPYAKLLDERIVFLGAPVDDTSANDVIAQFLYLEYTAPDQDISLYINSPGGPISAMSAVYDTMQTVTCDVVTTCLGQAASTAAVLLAAGTPGKRMALPGARVVVQQPSLPEPVQGQPTDLDIRARELLRLREQLTAMLARHTGRSAERIAADLDRDSVFDASGALRYGLVDHIVKNRKCFPTSAVLG; encoded by the coding sequence GTGAACCGACCGTCCGCCCGTCATGTCCTGCCCGAGTTCACCGAACGCACGAGCGGCGGGAAGCGCACGCTCGACCCCTACGCCAAGCTGCTCGACGAGCGGATCGTCTTCCTCGGCGCCCCCGTCGACGACACCTCGGCCAACGACGTCATCGCGCAGTTCCTGTACCTCGAGTACACCGCGCCGGACCAGGACATCTCGCTCTACATCAACTCGCCCGGCGGCCCCATCAGCGCCATGTCCGCCGTCTACGACACGATGCAGACGGTGACCTGCGACGTGGTGACCACCTGCCTGGGACAGGCCGCGTCGACCGCCGCCGTGCTGCTCGCCGCCGGAACCCCGGGCAAGCGCATGGCCCTGCCCGGTGCCCGCGTGGTCGTCCAGCAGCCTTCGCTGCCGGAGCCGGTCCAGGGGCAGCCCACCGATCTGGACATCCGGGCACGCGAGTTGCTGCGGCTGCGGGAGCAGCTCACGGCCATGCTCGCCCGCCACACCGGCCGGAGCGCCGAACGCATCGCAGCCGATCTCGACCGCGACTCCGTGTTCGACGCCTCGGGAGCCCTTCGCTACGGGCTGGTCGATCACATCGTCAAGAACCGGAAGTGTTTCCCGACTTCCGCCGTCCTCGGGTGA
- a CDS encoding type II toxin-antitoxin system Phd/YefM family antitoxin: MAYEIPVTQARAELAELINRVVYGGERVVVTRHGKPLVALVSAADLERLEAAERAADESVITSVSSLRSTEPSAPGERGRFGIAAEHRPPGTSGGS, from the coding sequence ATGGCCTACGAGATTCCGGTGACGCAAGCCCGAGCTGAACTCGCCGAGCTGATCAATCGCGTCGTCTACGGCGGTGAGCGGGTTGTCGTGACCCGCCACGGGAAGCCCCTCGTGGCCCTGGTGTCCGCGGCTGACCTGGAGCGATTGGAGGCCGCGGAGCGGGCTGCCGATGAGTCCGTGATCACCTCCGTGTCGTCGCTGCGGTCCACGGAGCCGTCCGCTCCCGGCGAACGCGGCCGCTTCGGCATCGCGGCGGAGCACCGGCCACCCGGCACGAGCGGCGGCTCCTGA
- a CDS encoding urease subunit gamma, with protein MQLTPHEQERLLIHVAADVAEKRRARGVRLNHPEAVALITTHILEGARDGRTVAELMASGRKVLTRDDVMDGIPEMIHDVQVEATFPDGTKLVTVHDPIV; from the coding sequence GTGCAACTGACGCCGCATGAGCAGGAACGGCTGCTCATCCATGTCGCCGCGGACGTCGCGGAGAAGCGCAGGGCACGCGGGGTGAGGCTCAACCACCCCGAGGCCGTCGCCCTCATCACCACGCACATCCTGGAGGGCGCCCGCGACGGGCGCACCGTCGCCGAACTCATGGCGTCCGGACGCAAGGTGCTCACCCGCGACGACGTCATGGACGGCATCCCGGAGATGATCCACGACGTCCAGGTCGAGGCGACGTTCCCCGACGGGACCAAGCTCGTCACCGTCCACGACCCGATCGTCTGA
- a CDS encoding urease subunit beta — protein MIPGEILHADGPVRLNEGREATRLTVLNASDRPVQVGSHYHFAEANPGLDFDRTAARGLRLNIAAGTAVRFEPGVPVEVELVPIAGLRVVAGLRGETAGPLDTSATPAGNGASRA, from the coding sequence ATGATCCCCGGAGAGATCCTGCACGCCGACGGACCGGTCAGGCTCAACGAGGGCCGCGAGGCCACCCGGCTGACCGTCCTCAACGCGTCCGACCGGCCCGTACAGGTCGGCTCCCACTACCACTTCGCCGAGGCCAACCCCGGACTCGACTTCGACCGCACGGCCGCGCGCGGCCTCCGGCTGAACATCGCCGCGGGCACCGCCGTCCGGTTCGAGCCCGGAGTCCCCGTCGAGGTCGAACTCGTACCGATCGCCGGACTGCGCGTCGTCGCGGGTCTGCGCGGCGAGACCGCGGGACCGCTCGACACGAGTGCGACCCCGGCGGGGAACGGAGCCTCCCGTGCCTGA
- a CDS encoding urease subunit alpha, protein MPELTRAAYADLFGPTTGDRIRLADTDLLVEIEEDRSGGPGRAGDEAVFGGGKVIRESMGQSRATRAEGAPDTVVTGAVIIDHWGVVKADIGIRDGRVTGIGKAGNPDTMDGVHPDLVIGPETEVIAGNGKIVTAGAVDAHVHFISPTVVEQALSSGITTLVGGGTGPAEGTKATTITPGPWHLARMFEALESFPVNIGLLGKGNTTSREGMYSQLRGGALGFKIHEDWGATPAVIDACLGVCEETGAQLAIHTDTLNEAGFVGDTLAAIAGRTIHAYHTEGAGGGHAPDIITVVSEPYVLPSSTNPTRPHTVNTIEEHLDMLMVCHHLNPAVPEDLAFAESRIRPSTIAAEDVLHDIGAISIVSSDSQAMGRVGEVVLRTWQTAHAMKRRRGALPGDGRADNLRARRYVAKYTINPAVAQGLDHEIGSVEAGKLADLVLWEPAFFGVKPQLVLKGGQIAYAQMGDANASIPTPQPVLPRPMFGALGRAPAANSFNFVAEAAIEDGLPERLGLGKRFVPIRSTRGVTKSDMRENDALPRVEVDSDTFTVTVDGDPVEPAPAEELPMAQRYFLF, encoded by the coding sequence GTGCCTGAGCTGACGCGCGCCGCGTACGCCGATCTCTTCGGCCCCACGACCGGTGACCGGATCCGTCTCGCCGACACCGATCTCCTCGTCGAGATCGAGGAGGACCGCTCAGGCGGCCCCGGACGCGCAGGCGACGAGGCGGTCTTCGGCGGCGGTAAGGTGATCCGCGAGTCCATGGGCCAGTCCCGTGCGACACGGGCGGAGGGCGCCCCGGACACGGTCGTCACCGGTGCGGTGATCATCGACCACTGGGGAGTGGTGAAGGCGGACATCGGCATCCGCGACGGCCGTGTCACCGGCATCGGCAAGGCGGGCAACCCGGACACGATGGACGGGGTCCACCCGGACCTCGTCATCGGACCGGAGACCGAGGTCATCGCGGGCAACGGGAAGATCGTCACCGCGGGCGCCGTCGACGCGCACGTCCATTTCATCTCGCCCACGGTCGTCGAGCAGGCCCTGTCCTCCGGGATCACCACCCTCGTCGGCGGGGGCACCGGACCCGCCGAGGGGACCAAGGCGACCACGATCACCCCCGGACCCTGGCATCTCGCCCGGATGTTCGAGGCGCTCGAGTCGTTCCCCGTCAACATCGGGCTGCTGGGCAAGGGCAACACGACGTCCCGCGAGGGCATGTACTCCCAACTGCGCGGCGGTGCGCTCGGCTTCAAGATCCACGAGGACTGGGGCGCCACACCGGCCGTCATCGACGCCTGCCTCGGTGTGTGCGAGGAGACCGGCGCACAGCTCGCCATCCACACCGACACGCTCAACGAGGCCGGCTTCGTCGGCGACACCCTCGCGGCGATCGCGGGCCGCACGATCCACGCCTACCACACGGAAGGGGCGGGCGGAGGGCACGCACCGGACATCATCACCGTCGTCTCGGAGCCGTACGTCCTGCCCAGCTCCACCAACCCGACGCGACCGCACACCGTCAACACCATCGAGGAACACCTCGACATGCTGATGGTCTGCCACCACCTCAATCCGGCGGTGCCGGAGGACCTCGCCTTCGCCGAGTCCAGGATCAGGCCGTCGACCATCGCCGCCGAGGACGTCCTCCACGACATCGGCGCCATCTCCATCGTGTCGTCCGACTCCCAGGCCATGGGGCGCGTAGGCGAGGTCGTCCTGCGGACCTGGCAGACCGCGCACGCGATGAAGCGGCGCCGGGGTGCCCTGCCGGGCGACGGTCGCGCCGACAACCTCAGGGCCCGCCGGTACGTCGCCAAGTACACGATCAACCCGGCCGTGGCCCAGGGCCTCGACCACGAGATCGGCTCGGTCGAGGCCGGCAAGCTCGCCGACCTGGTCCTGTGGGAGCCGGCCTTCTTCGGTGTGAAGCCCCAGCTCGTCCTCAAGGGCGGACAGATCGCCTACGCGCAGATGGGCGACGCCAACGCCTCCATCCCCACCCCCCAGCCCGTGCTCCCGCGCCCCATGTTCGGTGCGCTCGGCCGGGCCCCGGCCGCCAACTCGTTCAACTTCGTGGCCGAGGCGGCGATCGAGGACGGACTGCCCGAACGCCTCGGCCTGGGCAAGCGCTTCGTCCCGATCCGCAGCACCCGCGGCGTCACCAAGTCGGACATGAGGGAGAACGACGCCCTGCCCCGTGTCGAGGTCGACTCCGACACCTTCACGGTCACCGTCGACGGCGACCCGGTGGAGCCCGCGCCCGCGGAAGAACTGCCCATGGCCCAGCGCTACTTCCTGTTCTGA
- a CDS encoding urease accessory protein UreF — MDPHTKAPANGLRHLPSPGRYQGAGPAGDGHAAAGPRRAEEAGPRSGAPARAALLVLADGRFPAGGHAHSGGAEAAVREGRLGDARDLADFCRGRLHTTGLTASGLAAAAALGLDPVALDAAADARTPSPALRASARKLGRQLMRAARAIWPSPELDALARALPKGAHQPVVLGVTARAAGLGAEDAAYCAAYESVGGPATAAVRLLSMDPYQATAVLARLAPDLDRVAARAVTAARRAAERGPDALPAASAPLLDITAEQHAAWPVRLFAS, encoded by the coding sequence ATGGATCCGCACACGAAGGCCCCTGCGAACGGCCTCCGTCACCTCCCGTCGCCCGGCCGGTACCAGGGCGCCGGGCCCGCCGGGGACGGGCACGCGGCCGCGGGACCGCGCCGGGCGGAGGAGGCCGGACCACGGTCCGGTGCCCCGGCGCGCGCCGCGCTGCTCGTCCTCGCCGACGGACGGTTCCCCGCCGGCGGGCACGCCCACTCCGGCGGGGCGGAGGCCGCGGTCAGGGAGGGCCGGCTCGGCGACGCCCGCGACCTCGCGGACTTCTGCCGGGGACGGCTGCACACCACGGGACTGACCGCCTCCGGTCTCGCCGCCGCTGCCGCTCTCGGACTCGACCCGGTCGCACTGGACGCGGCGGCCGACGCCCGCACCCCGTCCCCCGCCCTGCGCGCATCGGCGCGGAAACTCGGCAGGCAGCTGATGCGGGCCGCACGCGCCATCTGGCCGTCACCGGAACTGGACGCCCTCGCCCGTGCCCTGCCGAAGGGGGCGCACCAGCCCGTCGTGCTGGGGGTCACCGCCCGTGCCGCCGGCCTCGGCGCCGAGGACGCCGCGTACTGCGCCGCCTACGAGTCGGTCGGAGGACCGGCCACCGCCGCCGTTCGGCTGCTCAGCATGGACCCGTACCAGGCCACCGCGGTCCTCGCCCGGCTGGCCCCCGACCTGGACCGGGTCGCCGCGCGAGCCGTGACCGCGGCCCGGCGGGCTGCCGAGCGGGGCCCCGACGCACTACCCGCCGCGTCGGCCCCGCTGCTGGACATCACCGCCGAGCAGCACGCCGCCTGGCCCGTACGGCTCTTCGCCTCGTAG
- the ureG gene encoding urease accessory protein UreG yields the protein MHLDHTHERPGRAAVSADAVRPDGTRRALRIGLGGPVGSGKTATVAALCRALRDQLSIAVVTNDIYTREDAEFLLRNAVLPPERIQAVETGACPHTAIRDDISANLEAVEELEDAVGPLDLILVESGGDNLTATFSKGLVDAQIFVIDVAGGDDIPRKGGPGVTTADLLVVNKTDLAPHVGSDLRRMARDAKEQRGELPVLFTSLTGEDGVLPVAGWVRDRLRSWTSA from the coding sequence ATGCATCTCGACCACACGCACGAGCGTCCCGGCCGGGCCGCCGTGAGCGCCGACGCCGTACGCCCCGACGGCACCCGGCGCGCGCTGCGCATCGGACTCGGTGGACCGGTCGGATCCGGCAAGACCGCCACCGTCGCCGCTCTCTGCCGGGCCCTGCGCGACCAGTTGTCCATCGCCGTGGTCACCAACGACATCTACACCCGCGAGGACGCCGAGTTCCTGCTGCGCAACGCCGTCCTGCCGCCCGAGCGCATCCAGGCCGTCGAGACCGGTGCCTGCCCGCACACCGCGATCCGCGACGACATCTCCGCAAACCTCGAAGCGGTCGAGGAACTGGAGGACGCGGTCGGACCGCTCGACCTGATCCTGGTCGAGTCCGGCGGCGACAACCTCACCGCCACCTTCTCCAAGGGCCTCGTCGACGCCCAGATCTTCGTGATCGACGTGGCCGGCGGTGACGACATCCCGCGCAAGGGCGGACCGGGAGTCACCACCGCGGACCTCCTCGTCGTCAACAAGACCGACCTCGCCCCCCACGTGGGCTCCGATCTGCGGCGCATGGCCCGCGACGCGAAGGAGCAACGGGGCGAACTCCCCGTGCTCTTCACCTCGCTGACCGGCGAGGACGGTGTCCTTCCCGTCGCCGGGTGGGTGCGCGACCGGCTCCGCTCCTGGACCTCCGCGTGA
- a CDS encoding urease accessory protein UreD encodes MSVRATARVVAERDGLPVLESDGPLALRRTRAGGPYTRVTVVGAMSAPLGGDRLAIEAHVREGARLHMDSAAATVALPGRTRGAADYDISLDVGEDAELRWLPEQLISARGSELRMHTRAVLAATARLVLRDEQILGRYGEEAGTLTTRLTVHRAGRPLLDQELAFGPGAPGGWDGGAVLGGHRAVGQLLVVDPDFDDKPPEPRRLGETAALTPLAGPAVLVTAVAQDALRLRRLLDAALGDLTGG; translated from the coding sequence ATGAGCGTCCGGGCGACCGCACGGGTCGTCGCCGAACGCGACGGGCTCCCCGTGCTGGAGAGCGACGGTCCGCTGGCCCTGCGCCGCACCCGCGCCGGCGGACCGTACACGCGCGTCACCGTCGTCGGCGCCATGAGCGCCCCGCTCGGCGGGGACCGGCTCGCGATCGAGGCGCACGTGCGCGAAGGCGCGCGGCTGCACATGGACTCCGCCGCGGCCACCGTGGCGCTGCCCGGGCGCACCCGGGGAGCCGCCGACTACGACATCTCGCTGGACGTGGGGGAGGACGCCGAACTGCGCTGGCTGCCCGAGCAGCTGATCTCGGCGCGCGGCAGCGAGCTGCGGATGCACACGCGCGCGGTGCTGGCCGCGACGGCGCGCCTGGTGCTGCGTGATGAGCAGATCCTCGGCCGGTACGGCGAGGAGGCCGGCACCCTCACCACACGCCTCACCGTCCATCGCGCGGGCCGCCCCCTGCTGGACCAGGAACTCGCCTTCGGTCCCGGCGCACCCGGCGGCTGGGACGGCGGTGCGGTGCTCGGCGGGCACCGGGCGGTCGGCCAACTGCTCGTGGTGGACCCCGATTTCGACGACAAGCCTCCGGAGCCGCGGCGGCTCGGGGAGACCGCCGCGCTCACCCCCCTCGCGGGACCGGCCGTGCTGGTCACCGCCGTCGCCCAGGACGCGCTGCGCCTGCGCCGGCTGCTCGACGCCGCCCTGGGCGATCTCACCGGCGGCTGA
- a CDS encoding lysophospholipid acyltransferase family protein, which translates to MFYYVLKYVILGPLLRLLFRPRIEGLEHIPADGAAIVAGNHLSFSDHFLMPAILKRRITFLAKAEYFTGPGIKGRLTAAFFRSAGQIPVDRSGKEAGRAAIREGLGVLGKGELLGIYPEGTRSHDGRLYKGKVGVAVMALTARVPVVPCAMVGTFEIQPPGRVLPKIKRVTIRFGEPLDFSRYAGMENEKAVLRAVTDEIMYEILALSGQQYVDEYAVKVKAAEADGSKGRRIPRLRR; encoded by the coding sequence GTGTTCTACTACGTGCTCAAATACGTCATCCTGGGGCCGCTGCTGCGGCTGCTGTTCCGGCCCAGGATCGAGGGCCTCGAGCACATCCCGGCGGACGGCGCGGCGATCGTCGCGGGCAACCATCTGTCGTTCTCCGACCACTTCCTGATGCCGGCCATCCTGAAGCGGCGCATCACCTTCCTCGCCAAGGCCGAGTACTTCACCGGACCGGGGATCAAGGGCCGGCTGACGGCCGCCTTCTTCCGCAGCGCGGGACAGATCCCGGTGGACCGTTCCGGCAAGGAGGCGGGCCGGGCCGCTATCCGCGAGGGCCTCGGCGTACTGGGCAAGGGCGAGTTGCTCGGCATCTACCCGGAGGGTACGCGGTCGCACGACGGACGGCTCTACAAGGGCAAGGTCGGCGTCGCGGTCATGGCGCTCACCGCGCGGGTGCCCGTCGTGCCCTGTGCGATGGTCGGAACCTTCGAGATCCAACCTCCCGGGCGGGTACTGCCGAAGATCAAGCGGGTGACGATCCGCTTCGGCGAGCCGCTGGACTTCTCCCGCTACGCGGGGATGGAGAACGAGAAGGCGGTGCTGCGCGCCGTGACGGACGAGATCATGTACGAGATCCTCGCCCTGTCCGGACAGCAGTACGTCGACGAGTACGCGGTGAAGGTGAAGGCCGCCGAGGCGGACGGGTCGAAGGGCAGGCGGATTCCCCGGCTCAGGCGCTGA
- a CDS encoding ketopantoate reductase C-terminal domain-containing protein has translation MERLRAVLDAAGATAVVPGDIRRQPWAEFLFVVPRGGLGAVKDATIGGFRSRPGTRRLPAGAVTEIHRIARAHGIALPAGTVPSTPAFVDR, from the coding sequence GTGGAGCGCCTCAGGGCCGTCCTCGACGCTGCCGGAGCGACCGCCGTCGTGCCCGGAGACATCCGGCGGCAGCCGTGGGCGGAGTTCCTGTTCGTCGTCCCGCGCGGGGGCCTCGGCGCCGTCAAGGACGCCACGATCGGCGGGTTCCGCTCCCGGCCCGGCACCCGGAGGCTGCCGGCAGGGGCCGTGACGGAGATCCACCGGATCGCGCGGGCACACGGCATCGCGCTTCCGGCCGGTACCGTCCCGTCCACGCCGGCCTTCGTCGACCGGTAG